In the Longimicrobium terrae genome, one interval contains:
- a CDS encoding RNA polymerase sigma factor, with protein sequence MKTAIDLSKTAALFEAPTHAPLRNVRTDRVRQGLGDVQPHRESLRGMADEELFQRYTEGDQAGFRVLVERYEPRIQGFLRKRLNDEERVADLTQDTFLRIHRARESYDPARKFSTWIHTIANNLLKNEFRNRSRRRETAFSELRPDASASGAAARPVEFASGGADPSREAYRSELRKAIDAAIEMMDEHHRIPFVMREVEDRTYEEIAEEIGIPVGTVKSRLNRARNSFRTLLPVPV encoded by the coding sequence ATGAAAACCGCTATCGATCTCAGCAAGACGGCGGCGCTTTTCGAGGCGCCCACGCATGCTCCGCTCCGGAACGTGCGCACGGACCGCGTTCGCCAGGGCTTGGGCGACGTGCAGCCGCACCGCGAATCGTTGCGCGGCATGGCGGACGAGGAGCTGTTTCAGCGATATACCGAAGGCGACCAGGCCGGTTTCCGCGTCCTGGTGGAACGATATGAGCCGCGCATTCAGGGCTTTCTGCGCAAGCGGCTGAACGACGAGGAGCGCGTGGCGGACCTTACGCAGGACACCTTCCTGCGCATTCACCGCGCGCGTGAAAGCTACGATCCGGCGCGCAAGTTTTCGACGTGGATCCACACGATCGCGAACAACCTGCTCAAGAACGAGTTCCGCAACCGTTCGCGGCGGCGGGAGACGGCGTTCTCGGAGCTTCGCCCCGACGCGAGTGCGTCCGGTGCGGCGGCGCGTCCGGTGGAGTTCGCCAGCGGCGGCGCGGATCCTTCGCGCGAGGCCTATCGCAGCGAGCTGCGCAAGGCGATTGACGCCGCGATCGAGATGATGGACGAGCACCACCGCATTCCGTTCGTGATGCGCGAGGTGGAGGACCGTACCTACGAGGAAATCGCCGAGGAGATCGGCATTCCCGTGGGCACGGTCAAGAGCCGCCTGAACCGGGCGCGGAACTCGTTCCGCACGCTGCTCCCGGTTCCGGTGTGA
- a CDS encoding metal ABC transporter permease → MVPEQEIQWIAALTAAACALPGVFLVLRRMALMSDAISHAILLGIVLGFFATQNLASPLLVVAAAATGVLTVSLVEMINRTHLVREDAAIGLVFPALFSIGVILIARFAGSVHLDVDAVLLGELAFAPFNRWIVNGTDLGPRTLWLMGALLVLNAGFIAVFYKELKITTFDAALAGTLGFAPGLLHYAFMTLVSATAVGAFDAVGSVLVVALMIAPPAAAYLLTDRLPVMIGLSVGLGVLSSLAGYWTSYLFDVSIAGSMATMTGVMFGTVFLFAPERGLLALARRRRRQRWEFAQTMLAIHLMNHEDSAEADRENRESHLHGHLRWNEDFAQRVVRRAEGSGWLDRTDGDTLRLTDRGRVAAREAIGITS, encoded by the coding sequence ATGGTGCCCGAGCAGGAGATCCAGTGGATCGCCGCCCTCACCGCCGCGGCGTGCGCGCTGCCCGGCGTGTTTCTCGTGCTGCGGCGGATGGCGCTGATGAGCGACGCCATCAGCCACGCCATTCTGCTGGGCATCGTCCTGGGCTTCTTCGCCACCCAGAACCTCGCGTCGCCGCTGCTGGTGGTGGCCGCGGCGGCCACGGGCGTGCTGACGGTGTCGCTGGTGGAGATGATCAACCGCACGCACCTGGTGCGCGAGGACGCGGCGATCGGCCTCGTCTTTCCCGCCCTGTTCAGCATCGGCGTGATTCTGATCGCGCGGTTCGCGGGGAGCGTGCACCTGGACGTGGACGCGGTGCTGCTGGGGGAACTGGCGTTTGCCCCGTTCAACCGGTGGATCGTGAACGGAACGGACCTGGGCCCGCGCACGCTCTGGCTGATGGGCGCGCTGCTGGTGCTGAACGCGGGATTCATCGCCGTGTTCTACAAGGAGCTGAAGATCACCACCTTCGACGCGGCGCTGGCGGGGACGCTGGGGTTTGCGCCCGGGCTGCTGCACTACGCGTTCATGACGCTGGTGTCGGCCACGGCGGTGGGCGCGTTTGACGCGGTGGGCTCCGTGCTCGTCGTGGCGCTGATGATTGCGCCGCCCGCAGCCGCCTACCTGCTCACGGACCGGCTGCCGGTGATGATCGGGCTGAGCGTGGGGCTGGGCGTGCTGAGTTCGCTGGCGGGATACTGGACGTCGTACCTGTTCGACGTGTCCATCGCGGGGTCGATGGCCACGATGACGGGGGTGATGTTCGGCACCGTCTTTCTTTTCGCGCCGGAGCGGGGGCTGCTGGCCCTGGCGCGGCGCAGGCGGCGGCAGCGGTGGGAGTTCGCGCAGACCATGCTGGCCATCCACCTGATGAACCACGAGGACAGCGCCGAGGCGGACCGCGAGAACCGCGAGTCGCACCTGCACGGGCACCTGCGGTGGAACGAGGATTTCGCGCAGCGGGTGGTGCGGCGGGCGGAGGGGAGCGGATGGCTGGACCGTACGGATGGCGACACCCTGCGCCTGACGGACCGCGGCCGCGTCGCCGCGCGCGAGGCGATCGGGATCACGAGCTAG
- a CDS encoding metal ABC transporter solute-binding protein, Zn/Mn family: protein MRWRGWAALLLAFVAGCAPPEPKEAAGRLNVVTTVGMIADVVREVGGPYVHVTGLMGPGVDPHLYKASEGDVRRLYRADVVFYGGLHLEARMAEVLEEMGTRTTVVAVTDSVPRTLLRRPAAFAGNYDPHVWFDVRMWETTVGVIAATLANADPAHAAQFRANAAAYRIRLAELDRYVRRQAARVPAEKRVLITAHDAFNYFGRAYGFEVRGLQGISTAAEAGTGDVQELADFIARRRIPAVFVETSIAPRTIQAVQEAVRSRGFDVRIGGSLYSDALGSPGSEAATYPGMVKHNIDTIVGALLRDPQGAPGS from the coding sequence ATGCGGTGGAGGGGATGGGCGGCGCTGCTGCTGGCGTTTGTGGCGGGGTGCGCGCCGCCGGAGCCCAAGGAGGCGGCCGGCCGGCTGAACGTGGTCACGACGGTGGGGATGATCGCCGACGTGGTGCGCGAGGTGGGCGGGCCGTACGTGCACGTCACGGGGCTCATGGGCCCGGGCGTGGACCCGCACCTGTACAAGGCCAGCGAGGGTGACGTGCGCCGCCTGTACCGCGCGGACGTCGTGTTCTACGGCGGGCTGCACCTGGAAGCCCGCATGGCCGAGGTGCTGGAAGAGATGGGGACGCGGACGACCGTCGTCGCGGTGACGGATTCCGTGCCCCGCACCCTGCTGCGCCGCCCCGCCGCCTTCGCCGGCAACTACGATCCGCACGTGTGGTTCGACGTGCGGATGTGGGAAACCACGGTCGGCGTGATCGCCGCCACGCTGGCAAACGCCGATCCGGCGCACGCGGCGCAGTTCCGCGCCAACGCCGCGGCGTACCGCATCCGCCTGGCGGAACTCGACCGGTACGTGCGGCGGCAGGCGGCGCGCGTGCCGGCGGAAAAGCGCGTGCTGATCACCGCGCACGATGCATTCAACTACTTCGGGCGGGCGTACGGCTTCGAGGTGCGCGGGCTGCAGGGCATCAGCACGGCGGCGGAGGCGGGGACGGGAGACGTGCAGGAACTGGCGGACTTCATTGCCCGGCGCCGCATTCCCGCGGTGTTCGTGGAAACATCCATCGCGCCGCGCACCATTCAGGCGGTGCAGGAGGCGGTGCGCTCCCGCGGCTTCGACGTGCGCATCGGCGGATCGCTGTACTCCGACGCGCTCGGCAGCCCCGGTTCGGAGGCGGCCACCTATCCCGGCATGGTAAAGCACAACATCGACACCATCGTGGGCGCGCTGCTGCGCGACCCTCAAGGAGCACCCGGTTCATGA
- a CDS encoding metal ABC transporter ATP-binding protein yields the protein MNDDQTPAIEVNDLTVAYREKPVLWDVDLQVPRGVLMAIVGPNGAGKSTLIKAMLGLVRAAAGEVLVHGRPYAEQRRQVAYVPQRGSVDWDFPTSVLDVVMMGCYGQLGWLRRPGRREREAAMAALEQVAMQDYADRQISQLSGGQQQRVFLARALVQKAGLYLMDEPFQGVDAKTERAIVSVLQNLRADGKTVVVVHHDLETVPDYFDSVLLLNVRRIAAGPVQEVFTEENLRLTYGGRAPLLQRSPVRGPRLHDDTNPATHMAAD from the coding sequence ATGAACGACGACCAGACGCCCGCCATCGAGGTGAACGACCTCACGGTGGCGTATCGAGAAAAACCCGTGCTGTGGGACGTGGACCTGCAGGTGCCCCGCGGCGTGCTGATGGCCATCGTAGGGCCCAACGGCGCGGGCAAGTCCACGCTCATCAAGGCGATGCTCGGCCTCGTGCGCGCGGCGGCGGGAGAAGTGCTCGTCCACGGCCGCCCATACGCGGAGCAGCGGCGCCAGGTGGCGTACGTGCCCCAGCGCGGCAGCGTGGACTGGGACTTCCCCACCAGCGTGCTGGACGTGGTGATGATGGGGTGCTACGGCCAGCTGGGCTGGCTGCGGCGGCCGGGCAGGCGCGAGCGCGAAGCGGCGATGGCGGCCTTGGAGCAGGTGGCCATGCAGGACTACGCCGACCGGCAGATCAGCCAGCTGTCCGGCGGCCAGCAGCAGCGCGTCTTTCTTGCCCGCGCGCTGGTGCAGAAGGCCGGGTTGTACCTGATGGACGAGCCGTTCCAGGGCGTGGACGCCAAGACGGAGCGCGCCATCGTTTCCGTCCTGCAGAACCTGCGGGCGGATGGAAAGACGGTGGTCGTCGTTCACCACGACCTGGAGACGGTGCCGGACTACTTCGATTCCGTGCTGCTCCTTAACGTCCGCCGGATCGCCGCCGGGCCGGTGCAGGAGGTGTTCACGGAAGAGAACCTGCGGCTGACGTACGGCGGGCGCGCGCCGCTGCTGCAGCGCTCTCCCGTGCGCGGCCCGCGCCTGCACGACGATACGAATCCCGCCACGCACATGGCGGCGGACTGA
- a CDS encoding metal ABC transporter permease, which translates to MNFWTDYTLRIVALGAAALGLTSGALGSFAVLRKQSLLGDAISHAALPGIALAFLLTGSKAPLVLVAGAGVAGWVGTLVVMRIVNATRIKEDSALGIVLAVFFGFGLVLLTLIQKRPDASQAGLDRFLFGQAATLLQRDVLIISVLGGIALLVAAIFWKEFKLLSFDPDFATSIGLPVRMLDIVLTSVLVLSIVIGLQTVGVVLMSAMVVAPAAAARQWTDRLGRMVVLAGGFGALAGVSGAVISSAARHVPTGPTIVLCLTVLVLFSMAFAPTRGLVWAGVRQARNRRTLHMHSVLADLQTLALQHPEQERGHATAVLEVAHPGALHELRELEQRGWARRRGDDWAITEDGRREAATHGRGADYEEEQ; encoded by the coding sequence ATGAACTTCTGGACCGACTACACACTGCGCATCGTGGCGCTGGGCGCGGCGGCGCTGGGATTGACCAGCGGCGCGCTCGGCAGCTTCGCCGTCCTGCGCAAGCAGAGCCTGCTGGGCGACGCCATCAGCCACGCGGCGCTGCCGGGGATCGCGCTCGCCTTTCTGCTCACGGGGAGCAAGGCGCCGCTCGTCCTCGTGGCGGGTGCGGGAGTGGCGGGATGGGTGGGGACGCTGGTGGTGATGAGGATCGTCAACGCGACGCGCATCAAGGAAGACAGTGCGCTGGGGATCGTGCTGGCCGTCTTCTTCGGCTTCGGGCTCGTGCTGCTGACGCTGATTCAGAAGCGGCCGGACGCCAGCCAGGCGGGGCTGGACCGCTTTCTGTTCGGCCAGGCGGCGACGCTGCTGCAGCGCGACGTGCTGATCATCTCCGTGCTGGGCGGCATCGCGCTGCTGGTGGCGGCGATCTTCTGGAAGGAGTTCAAGCTCCTGTCGTTCGATCCGGACTTCGCCACCAGCATCGGGTTGCCGGTGCGCATGCTGGACATCGTGCTGACGTCGGTGCTGGTGCTGTCCATCGTCATCGGCCTGCAGACGGTGGGCGTGGTGCTGATGAGCGCCATGGTCGTGGCCCCCGCGGCCGCGGCTCGCCAGTGGACGGACCGGCTGGGGCGGATGGTGGTGCTGGCCGGTGGATTCGGCGCGCTGGCGGGCGTCTCCGGCGCGGTGATCAGCAGCGCCGCGCGGCACGTGCCCACCGGACCGACCATCGTGCTGTGCCTGACGGTGCTGGTGCTGTTTTCGATGGCGTTCGCGCCCACGCGCGGGCTGGTGTGGGCCGGGGTGCGGCAGGCGCGCAACCGGCGGACGCTGCACATGCATTCCGTGCTGGCGGATCTGCAGACACTGGCGCTGCAGCACCCGGAGCAGGAGCGCGGGCACGCCACGGCGGTGCTGGAGGTGGCGCACCCGGGCGCGCTTCACGAACTGCGCGAGCTGGAGCAGCGCGGGTGGGCGCGGCGGCGGGGCGACGACTGGGCCATCACGGAGGATGGACGCAGGGAAGCCGCCACGCACGGGCGCGGCGCGGACTACGAGGAGGAGCAGTGA